A section of the Aythya fuligula isolate bAytFul2 chromosome 9, bAytFul2.pri, whole genome shotgun sequence genome encodes:
- the MFN1 gene encoding mitofusin-1, whose protein sequence is MAEAAVSPLKHFVLAKKTITAIFDQLLDYVTEGATFVEATYRNPELEHIATEDELAKIQAYKKKLAVIGEVLSRRHMKVAFFGRTSSGKSSVINAMLWDKVLPSGIGHTTNCFLSVEGTDGDKAYLMTEGSDEKKSVKTVNQLAHALHMDKDLKAGCLVHVFWPKSKCALLRDDLVLVDSPGTDVTTELDSWIDKFCLDADVFVLVANSESTLMNTEKHFFHKVNERLSKPNIFILNNRWDASASEPEYMEDVRRQHMERCLTFLVDELKVIDPVEARNRIFFVSAKEVLSARRQKAQGMPEGGGALAEGFQTRFQEFQNFEQIFEECISQSAVKTKFEQHTIRAKQIIDTVKNIMDAINVAAAEKRVHSMEEREDQKDRLDFVRNQLNILTEDTKEKIKRVTEEVENKVSSAMTDEICRLSVLVDEFYSDFHPSPQVLKLYKTELNKHIEDGLGKNLADRCSSEVNQSMHQSQQEMIENLKPLLPSGAQNQLHLLIPCRRFDLSYDLNCHSLCADFQEDIMFHFSLGWTSLVNRFLGPKHAQRVLLGLADPNLPIPRPLATTPSAASLPALTPENTPQDDFMVPLVMSLASLTSRTSMSIIVVGGVIWRTVGWKLISLSLSMYGLLYLYERLTWTTKAKERAFKQQFVNYATEKLQMIVSLTSANCSHQVQQEMATTFARLCQQVDITQKNLEKEIDRLSKEIDQLENIQSSSKQLRNKAIHLENELDRFTKHFLQKSK, encoded by the exons ATGGCAGAAGCCGCGGTGTCCCCGCTGAAGCACTTCGTGCTGGCGAAGAAGACCATCACTGCCATCTTCGACCAGCTGCTGGACTACGTCACCGAGGGAGCGACTTTCGTGGAAG CAACATACAGGAACCCAGAGCTTGAACATATAGCAACAGAAGATGAACTAGCAAAAATACAGGCATATAAAAAGAAGCTGGCAGTCATCGGTGAGGTGCTTTCACGGAGGCACATGAAAGTGGCATTTTTTGGCAG AACAAGCAGTGGGAAGAGTTCGGTCATTAATGCCATGCTGTGGGATAAGGTGCTGCCCAGTGGGATCGGCCATACAACTAACTGCTTCCTCAGCGTGGAAGGGACTGATGGAGATAAGGCTTATCTTATGACAGAAGGATCTGACGAAAAGAAGAGCGTCAAG ACGGTCAATCAGCTTGCTCATGCACTTCACATGGATAAAGATTTGAAAGCTGGCTGTCTTGTCCATGTCTTTTGGCCCAAGTCGAAGTGTGCCCTGCTGAGAGACGATTTGGTTTTAGTGGACAG CCCTGGCACAGACGTTACTACAGAGCTCGACAGTTGGATTGACAAATTCTGCTTAGATGCTGATGTGTTTGTCTTGGTTGCCAATTCTGAATCGACTCTCATGAACACG gaaaagcattttttccataaagtGAACGAACGGCTTTCTAAACCAAACATCTTCATCCTGAATAATAGATGGGATGCCTCTGCATCAGAACCAGAATATATGGAAGAT GTGCGCAGGCAGCACATGGAGCGCTGCCTGACTTTTCTAGTTGATGAGCTCAAAGTTATTGATCCTGTAGAAGCAAGGAATCGCATCttttttgtttcagcaaaaGAAGTTCTCAGTGCCAGGAGACAGAAGGCCCAAGGGATGCCAGAGGGTG GTGGAGCGCTTGCTGAAGGATTTCAAACCAGATTCCAGGAATTTCAAAATTTTGAGCAGATATTTGAG GAGTGTATCTCGCAGTCAGCCGTGAAAACCAAGTTTGAACAGCACACTATCAGAGCTAAACAGATAATAGATACTGTGAAAAACATTATGGACGCCATAAACgtagcagcagcagagaaaag AGTCCACTCAATGGAAGAGCGAGAAGATCAGAAGGATCGGTTGGACTTTGTTCGAAATCAGCTGAACATTTTGACAGAAGAtactaaggaaaaaatcaaGCGTGTAACTGaggaagtagaaaataaa gtCTCCTCTGCCATGACCGATGAGATCTGCAGACTTTCAGTTTTAGTTGATgaattttattcagattttcaCCCTTCTCCTCAAGTGTTGAAGCTCTATAAGACA GAACTCAACAAGCATATAGAAGATGGTTTGGGAAAGAACCTGGCTGATCGTTGCTCCAGTGAAGTCAACCAGTCAATGCATCAGTCACAGCAGGAGATGATTG AAAATCTGAAACCGTTGTTGCCTTCTGGTGCTCAGAATCAGCTCCACTTGCTAATTCCATGCAGGAGGTTTGACCTTAGCTATGACCTAAACTGTCATAGTCTTTGTGCGGATTTCCAAGAGGATATCATGTTCCACTTCTCCTTGGGATGGACTTCACTTGTAAACCGTTTCTTGGGTCCTAAACATGCTCAGAGAGTACTACTGGGACTGGCAGATCCAAACTTACCA ATCCCTCGTCCTTTAGCTACTACCCCGTCTGCTGCCAGCCTTCCTGCCCTAACTCCAGAGAACACACCACAGGATGATTTTATGGTTCCCTTGGTAATGAGTTTAGCTTCGCTGACATCACGGACCTCTATGAGCATCATCGTTGTTGGCGGAGTG ATCTGGAGAACAGTAGGCTGGAAGCTCATCTCTCTTTCCCTCAGTATGTATGGGTTGTTGTATCTCTATGAGAGGCTAACTTGGACCACTAAAGCGAAAGAGAGAGCCTTCAAGCAGCAGTTTGTGAACTACGCTACCGAAAAGCTGCAGATGATCGTCAGTCTTACGAGTGCCAACTGCAGCCATCAGGTGCAACA gGAAATGGCAACTACTTTTGCCCGGCTCTGTCAGCAGGTGGATATTACCCagaaaaacttggaaaaagaaatcgATCGGCTTTCCAAAGAAATAGATCAGCTGGAGAACATCCAGAGCAGCTCCAAGCAACTACG aaacaaagccaTTCACCTTGAGAATGAACTAGATCGCTTTACAAAACACTTTCTTcaaaagagtaaataa
- the ZNF639 gene encoding zinc finger protein 639 isoform X1, whose translation MNEHPKKRKRKTLHPSRYSDSSGATKYIDNSGILSDHCYSVCSMKQPDIKYSENRGRYHSPVQSIDTDDDGSPVHAGTSHWSGSHSNVVGLHYSEPKKKDKGKDKATNNGMCKDICDSPIFSDIPTEEEKPLDIQTVEISTTEVNAVEVHDIETQTVSPEKLEAEDLEEIPLETCKIFEKNQALNITAQQKWPLLRANSSGLYKCELCEFNSKYFSDLKQHMILKHKTCTDTHVCKVCKESFSSKMQLIEHVKLHEEDPYICKYCDYKTVIFENLSQHIADTHFNDHLYWCEQCDMQFSSSSELYLHFQEHSCDEQYLCQFCEHETNDPEDLHSHVVNEHACRLIELSDSYNNKERGQYSLINKISFDKCKNFFVCQVCGFRSRLHTNVNRHVAIEHTKIFPHVCDDCGKGFSGMLEYCKHLSSHLSEGIYLCQYCEYSTGQIEDLKTHLDFRHSADLPHKCTDCLMRFGNEKDLLSHLQIHETA comes from the exons ATGAACGAACATCCTAAAAAGAGAAAACGGAAGACTCTACACCCTTCTCGATATTCAG aTTCTTCAGGTGCTACCAAATACATAGATAATAGTGGAATTCTTTCTGACCACTGCTACAGTGTCTGTTCTATGAAACAACCAgacataaaatattctgaaaacagaG GTAGATACCACAGTCCTGTGCAGAGCATAGACACAGACGATGATGGGAGTCCAGTGCATGCTGGCACTTCTCACTGGAGTGGGTCACATTCAAATGTTGTGGGGTTGCACTATTCAGAACCTAAAAAGAAGGATAAAGGTAAAG ATAAAGCTACTAATAATGGAATGTGTAAAGACATATGTGATTCACCCATATTCAGTGACATCCCTACAGAAGAGGAGAAACCTCTTGATATTCAAACTGTAGAAATTTCTACAACGGAAGTTAATGCTGTAGAAGTTCATGATATAGAGACACAAACCGTGTCACCTGAGAAGCTAGAAGCTGAGGATCTAGAGGAGATCCCTCTTGAAACCTGTAAAATCTTCGAGAAGAACCAGGCTTTGAACATCACAGCTCAACAGAAATGGCCTTTGCTGAGAGCCAACAGCAGCGGCCTGTACAAGTGTGAGCTCTGTGAGTTTAATAGCAAGTACTTCTCTGACTTAAAGCAGCACATGATCCTGAAGCACAAGACCTGTACAGATACTCATGTCTGTAAAGTTTGTAAAGAGAGTTTCTCCAGCAAAATGCAGCTGATTGAACATGTAAAGCTACATGAGGAAGATCCGTACATCTGCAAATACTGTGATTACAAAACGGTGATCTTTGAGAATCTGAGTCAGCACATAGCAGACACTCACTTCAATGACCACCTTTACTGGTGTGAGCAGTGTGATATGCAGTTCTCCTCGAGCAGTGAGCTGTACCTGCACTTCCAGGAGCACAGCTGTGACGAACAGTACTTGTGTCAGTTCTGTGAGCATGAAACAAACGATCCAGAAGATCTGCACAGCCACGTGGTGAACGAACACGCGTGTCGGCTGATAGAGTTAAGCGACAGCTACAACAACAAGGAGCGTGGACAGTACAGTCTCATaaacaaaatcagttttgaCAAATGCAAAAACTTTTTTGTATGCCAAGTGTGTGGCTTTAGGAGCAGGCTGCATACCAATGTCAACAGGCATGTTGCTATTGAACACACCAAAATATTCCCTCATGTTTGTGATGACTGTGGGAAGGGCTTTTCAGGTATGTTGGAGTATTGCAAGCATTTAAGCTCTCATTTATCTGAAGGGATTTATTTGTGTCAGTACTGTGAATATTCAACAGGACAGATTGAAGACCTCAAAACCCATTTGGATTTCAGGCATTCGGCAGATTTACCTCATAAATGTACTGATTGCTTAATGAGGTTTGGAAATGAGAAGGATCTTCTAAGTCATCTTCAGATACATGAGACAGCTTGA
- the ZNF639 gene encoding zinc finger protein 639 isoform X2: MNEHPKKRKRKTLHPSRYSDSSGATKYIDNSGILSDHCYSVCSMKQPDIKYSENRGRYHSPVQSIDTDDDGSPVHAGTSHWSGSHSNVVGLHYSEPKKKDKDKATNNGMCKDICDSPIFSDIPTEEEKPLDIQTVEISTTEVNAVEVHDIETQTVSPEKLEAEDLEEIPLETCKIFEKNQALNITAQQKWPLLRANSSGLYKCELCEFNSKYFSDLKQHMILKHKTCTDTHVCKVCKESFSSKMQLIEHVKLHEEDPYICKYCDYKTVIFENLSQHIADTHFNDHLYWCEQCDMQFSSSSELYLHFQEHSCDEQYLCQFCEHETNDPEDLHSHVVNEHACRLIELSDSYNNKERGQYSLINKISFDKCKNFFVCQVCGFRSRLHTNVNRHVAIEHTKIFPHVCDDCGKGFSGMLEYCKHLSSHLSEGIYLCQYCEYSTGQIEDLKTHLDFRHSADLPHKCTDCLMRFGNEKDLLSHLQIHETA; this comes from the exons ATGAACGAACATCCTAAAAAGAGAAAACGGAAGACTCTACACCCTTCTCGATATTCAG aTTCTTCAGGTGCTACCAAATACATAGATAATAGTGGAATTCTTTCTGACCACTGCTACAGTGTCTGTTCTATGAAACAACCAgacataaaatattctgaaaacagaG GTAGATACCACAGTCCTGTGCAGAGCATAGACACAGACGATGATGGGAGTCCAGTGCATGCTGGCACTTCTCACTGGAGTGGGTCACATTCAAATGTTGTGGGGTTGCACTATTCAGAACCTAAAAAGAAGGATAAAG ATAAAGCTACTAATAATGGAATGTGTAAAGACATATGTGATTCACCCATATTCAGTGACATCCCTACAGAAGAGGAGAAACCTCTTGATATTCAAACTGTAGAAATTTCTACAACGGAAGTTAATGCTGTAGAAGTTCATGATATAGAGACACAAACCGTGTCACCTGAGAAGCTAGAAGCTGAGGATCTAGAGGAGATCCCTCTTGAAACCTGTAAAATCTTCGAGAAGAACCAGGCTTTGAACATCACAGCTCAACAGAAATGGCCTTTGCTGAGAGCCAACAGCAGCGGCCTGTACAAGTGTGAGCTCTGTGAGTTTAATAGCAAGTACTTCTCTGACTTAAAGCAGCACATGATCCTGAAGCACAAGACCTGTACAGATACTCATGTCTGTAAAGTTTGTAAAGAGAGTTTCTCCAGCAAAATGCAGCTGATTGAACATGTAAAGCTACATGAGGAAGATCCGTACATCTGCAAATACTGTGATTACAAAACGGTGATCTTTGAGAATCTGAGTCAGCACATAGCAGACACTCACTTCAATGACCACCTTTACTGGTGTGAGCAGTGTGATATGCAGTTCTCCTCGAGCAGTGAGCTGTACCTGCACTTCCAGGAGCACAGCTGTGACGAACAGTACTTGTGTCAGTTCTGTGAGCATGAAACAAACGATCCAGAAGATCTGCACAGCCACGTGGTGAACGAACACGCGTGTCGGCTGATAGAGTTAAGCGACAGCTACAACAACAAGGAGCGTGGACAGTACAGTCTCATaaacaaaatcagttttgaCAAATGCAAAAACTTTTTTGTATGCCAAGTGTGTGGCTTTAGGAGCAGGCTGCATACCAATGTCAACAGGCATGTTGCTATTGAACACACCAAAATATTCCCTCATGTTTGTGATGACTGTGGGAAGGGCTTTTCAGGTATGTTGGAGTATTGCAAGCATTTAAGCTCTCATTTATCTGAAGGGATTTATTTGTGTCAGTACTGTGAATATTCAACAGGACAGATTGAAGACCTCAAAACCCATTTGGATTTCAGGCATTCGGCAGATTTACCTCATAAATGTACTGATTGCTTAATGAGGTTTGGAAATGAGAAGGATCTTCTAAGTCATCTTCAGATACATGAGACAGCTTGA